Part of the Candidatus Zixiibacteriota bacterium genome is shown below.
GGATTAACAGCCATTTTTTCTCCTTAATATACCTGATTAAAAAATATTGTTCATATTTCAATTGCCTGGCTTATTTCCGATTTGATTCTTATCTTCCTTTTAGTTTCAATAACTGTAATTTAAACATCAGGCGGCCCGAATTGTTCTCATTTATCCGGGTTTTTGTATTCCCGGAAATCTCTTAATTATTGCGATTGTATTTTTTGTATGATCCACAACATATCATTCTCCGGTCTAATTAATTGTCAACAGGTTAAAAGTCAAGATTTTGAAAGAAAAATAATGGCCGCGTCCCTGTCAGAGAGGCGGGGATTATATTTTAGTTGAATTTACAGGATTCCCCGGCTTATAATAAACCGAGGTCGGCTGAAAATAATGTATGAGTCCATCGAGGAAAATCTGAAATCCGTCAGGGGGCGGATTGCTGATGCCGCCGGGAAAGCCGGGCGGGATCAGGACGAAATAACTCTGGTTGCCGTTTCCAAGACTCATCCGGCCGAAGCCATCCGGGCGGCTGTCGAATACGGCGTTACCTGTCTCGGTGAAGCTCAAATCCGGGAAGCGGAGCCGAAAATAGAGCAACTCGGCCGCCTGGCCCGCTGGCATATGATCGGCCACCTGCAAACCAACAAGGTAAAGAAGGCAGTGGCTTTGTTTGACCTGATCGAATCGGTCGATTCATGGCGGCTGGCGGCTGAAATCGACCGCCGGGCCGCTCAAGCGGGACGAAAAATCGACTGTCTGCTGGAGGTCAATATCTCCGGCGAGCCCTCAAAAACAGGGATTGACCCCGAAGAAACCACTGATCTGGTCGCAAAAATGTCGGTTTTCGACCACCTGAATCTGATCGGACTGATGACAATCGGACCGCTGACCGAGGATATGAAACAGATCCGCGGAGCCTTTCGTAGAACAAAGGAGTTATTTGAACATTGCCGGCGGCAGGCGGGGACTAATTTCCGGGTGCTTTCCATGGGGATGTCGGATGATTTCGAGATCGCCATCGAGGAAGGGGCCACAATGGTCCGGATTGGGACGGCCATTTTTGGGCGGCGGCCGGGGTAAGTTAACGAAAATAGCCATATAAATATGAAATTAAACCAACAATATTGCCGATAATTGCCGAATAAATAGTAAGAGGATGAAATCAAGGTCATTATAAAGATAGGTGTGTTATGGATTTGACTCCCAACGAAATGAAGAACCACCAGTTTTCCTCGTCTATGAGGGGATTCGATAAGGCCGAGGTTAAGGCTTTTATCGATGCGGCCGCGGATGCTTTCGAGGATTCTCGCGCCGAGCTGGCCCGGATTAAAGATGATTATCGGATGCTCCAGGTTAAATACGAGCAACTTCACAATCTGGAAGAGACGATCAAATCGGCGGTTCTTGAGGCTCAGAAAAACGCCAACCAAATTCTGGCTAATGCCCGGAAGGAAGCCCAGTTGATGGGCGAGGAGGCGCGGATTCGGGCTGATAAAATGGTCGAGCAGAAACAGCAGCAGATCGCCCGGCTGGA
Proteins encoded:
- a CDS encoding YggS family pyridoxal phosphate-dependent enzyme, which produces MYESIEENLKSVRGRIADAAGKAGRDQDEITLVAVSKTHPAEAIRAAVEYGVTCLGEAQIREAEPKIEQLGRLARWHMIGHLQTNKVKKAVALFDLIESVDSWRLAAEIDRRAAQAGRKIDCLLEVNISGEPSKTGIDPEETTDLVAKMSVFDHLNLIGLMTIGPLTEDMKQIRGAFRRTKELFEHCRRQAGTNFRVLSMGMSDDFEIAIEEGATMVRIGTAIFGRRPG